Within the Streptomyces sp. NBC_00554 genome, the region GATGGGCATCAGGTTCAGGTGCTGGGGCTGGAGCCAGGGCATCCAGTAGCGGCCGAGGATGCGGCCCCACTTGCACTCGGGATCGGGCAGTTCGATGACGAGGTACCCGCCGGGCGGCAGTACGGCGGCCGCGGCGGCCAGCTCAGCCTTCGGGTCGAGGGTGTGCTCCAAGTAGTGGAACATGCTGAGCACATCGTAGTTCCCGGTCAGTTCTGCGGTCATCTCCGGGAAGTTGCCCCGGAATCCGCGCGTGATCCAGCCATGCTCCTGGGCCAGCTCGACGCCGGCGCTCATGTCGAGGCCGTGGAACTCGGTGTCGGGCAAGCTCTCCGCGGCTGCCTTGCAGAAGTGGCCGTGCCCGGTGCCGACGTCCAGCCAGCACTTGGGCTGGTGATGCTGGGTGAGCAGCGAGGCCCGGTCCTTGAGCCCGGCGGCGTTGCCCTCGAACATGACGGCCATCTGCTGCTCGCCGAGACCGTCGTAGCAGTCCCGGTAGTAGAACTCCAGCCCGGCCAGGCTCAGCCGAGGGTTCTGGAAGATGTGCCGGCAGTCGAGGCATTCGGCCAGTTCGAACCGGCCCGGCTTGTGCTGCAACAGGTCCACGGTGCGCAGCCGGGTCGACAGCCGGGCGCTGCCGCACCAGGGGCAGTCGGTGCGACGGGGCTCGTAGAAGCGGTCCAGTCCGGCCGCGATGTCGGCGAGATACTGGGGACGCCGCGCGGCGACAGGATCCGTCTCCAGCGAGGAGGAAGCGGTCATGCGCCGCAGCGTAGCGGCGATCAACGCCCGCTGTCTGCGCGCAAAACGGGCGGCCCGGGCCCGGTCGCCGCACGACGGCTGGCAGAACTCCTCACGGCCGTGGACCTTCACGAAATACCGCACGCAGCGGTGCACGGTGCAGGCGGTCAGTTTGTCACGGTCCGGCCCGGACAAAAAGTCGATGGCGGACCAGATATATCCGGCCAGCAGCCTGGGCCCGCGTCTGGCTCAACGAGCTCAAGGACCGCCGCATCCGCGTCAACGTCCTGACCCCGGGCCAGGTCGCCACCGCCAAGCAGGCAGAACTCTTCGACGAGGCCACCAAGCGCCAGTTCGAGTCCCTCATCCCCCGCGGCCAGATGGGCCGCCCCGACGAAATCGCCACCGCCGCCCTCTTCCTCGCCTCCGACGACTCCAGCTACGTCAACGGCATGGAACTGGTCGCCGACGGCGGCACCACCGCCATCTGAACCGACGACCCACAACCAGGGCAGGACATCTCATGAGCAGCATCAGCATCATCGGCACCGGGAACATGGCCCGCACCATCGGCGCGCGGGCGATAGCGGGCGGCAACGCCGTCGAGGTCATGGGCCGCGATCAGTCCAAGGCCGCTGACCTGGCCAAGGCTCTCGGCGGCGGCGCCACGACGGGAGAATGGGGCACCGCCCCGGCCGGGGACATCGTCATCGTGGCCCTGCTGTACGACGGCGTCGTGCCGGTCGTCACCCAGTACGGAGACGCACTCGCGGGCAAGGTCATCGTCGACATCAGCAATCCCTTCAATTCCACGTTCGACGGACTGGCCCACCGCGAGGAGACCTCGATCGCGCAGGAAGTCGCCAAGGCCGCCCCGGCAAGCGCCAGCGTGGTGAAGGCGTTCAACACCGTCTTCCGTCATGTCCTGGAGAAGGGGAGCCCCGACGTCTTCCTCGCGGGCGACAATGCGCAGGCCAAGGCAAGTGTGGAGGCGTTCGTCGAGAGCCTCGGACTGCGCCCGCTGGACGTCGGCGGCCTGAAAATGGCGCACTGGCTGGAAGGAGCAGGCGTGGTCACGGTGGGCCTCGCCAACCACGGGGTGGGGAACTTGGACTTCGCCCTCAGCATCACCGAACTTCCCGTCTGAGCAAACGGTAGACGGATCGCCGACAGGACTCGCCAATGAAGCTTGGTTTCACACTTCCCATAGTCGGGCCCGCTATTGAGGGAGGTGTTCGAAGTCTCAACCCACCGGCACAGGAGCCCTGTTGGTTCCCTGTCCTGCCGCACTCGACCTCCCGCACACCCTGGTCGAG harbors:
- a CDS encoding NADPH-dependent F420 reductase, whose amino-acid sequence is MSSISIIGTGNMARTIGARAIAGGNAVEVMGRDQSKAADLAKALGGGATTGEWGTAPAGDIVIVALLYDGVVPVVTQYGDALAGKVIVDISNPFNSTFDGLAHREETSIAQEVAKAAPASASVVKAFNTVFRHVLEKGSPDVFLAGDNAQAKASVEAFVESLGLRPLDVGGLKMAHWLEGAGVVTVGLANHGVGNLDFALSITELPV
- a CDS encoding class I SAM-dependent methyltransferase, whose protein sequence is MTASSSLETDPVAARRPQYLADIAAGLDRFYEPRRTDCPWCGSARLSTRLRTVDLLQHKPGRFELAECLDCRHIFQNPRLSLAGLEFYYRDCYDGLGEQQMAVMFEGNAAGLKDRASLLTQHHQPKCWLDVGTGHGHFCKAAAESLPDTEFHGLDMSAGVELAQEHGWITRGFRGNFPEMTAELTGNYDVLSMFHYLEHTLDPKAELAAAAAVLPPGGYLVIELPDPECKWGRILGRYWMPWLQPQHLNLMPIANLKKAAEDVGFAVVDEQRSEPNGGMDMVAAFALWANWIVGGNDVPWHPKPPSPLRKFARKASMVISVPLMVLAFLGDKLFAPYGRKHGYSNAYRVLLTRN